From a single Collimonas pratensis genomic region:
- a CDS encoding beta strand repeat-containing protein, giving the protein MANSNRAATRRVQHVAQMAFSAFSLMLQHVLRFHVIAVLASVFMCAGIAHAAGANYVYDELGRLVQVIAGDGSSTQYAYDAAGNITAVKADTVNTLAISSFTPTSGGAGTNITIFGSGFSTIAASNTVTINNVAATVTSASASQLKLTVPASATTGLITVSNANGSVTSTQPFTVGSTLSAPTITSFTPTIGAAGTAVIINGTNFQAGISNNKAFFGGVGGVVTSLTAPGQAIAKVPSSAQSGKVSLQTAAGTGTSSADFFVVPSGIAVADVVTTGRIVADGVAATPTINTAGKYAMLLFDGTAGQQLSLGMSSFTPVPSGSGTVSIRLYGPTGNVVSSCSLSGVDKCQFAALPQTATYRILLGIDGSHTASMSLLLSSAASATLVPNAAATTFATTRVGQTASYTFKATAGDNYSLVWTGATFNGYWSYLYVYAPDGSQIAAPYFGVGSPTGELQLNNLSQTGVYTVSVVPYSGGTGQVALQLLSAATGAITVDGASLAISQMPGATGKYTFNGTIGQRLGLGVAGVTFTPSGGSESWSVIAPNGTTLVNCNSFSASSGCVLPQLNATGVYTIVLVPGSATMAIQATLTLSSEVTGVLTENAAATMFATARTGQNGRYSFNANAGDSYSLLWTGATFNGYWSYLTVYAPDGSQIAAPYFGAGSPIGEIQLNNLSQTGTYTVFAVPAAGGTGQVALQLLSPITGVLTADGAPLAINQTPGATGKYTFNGTIGQRLGLGVAGVTVTPAGGSASWSVIAPNGATLVNCTSFSVGSGCVLPQLNAAGVYTIVLVPSSATTAVQATLTLSSEVTGALTTNAAATTFATTRAGQNGRYTFSATAGDNYNLAWTNTTFNGYWSYLYVYAPDGSQIAAPNFSAASSSTGEVQLNNLSQTGTYTVFVVPAAGGTGQVALQLLSPITGTLAADGVPLAINQVAGATGKYTFNGIIGQRLGLGVSGVIFNPAGGSASWSVITPNGTTLVNCNSFSTTSNCVLPKLSATGVYTIVLTPGNATTAMQATLTLSSEANGALTANAAAVTFATTRAGQNGRYTFSANAGESYSLAWTGSTFTNVYNYLYIYAPDGSQVAAPYFGTATPMGEVQLNNLSQTGTYTLFAVPAAGGTGQVTIQLLSPAAGALTVDGPPLTINQVAGGNGKYTFNGSIGQHLGLGASGIAITPTGGSESWSVITPNGATLVNCNSFSTNSNCVLPQLNATGVYTIMMVPSTAVTTVQGALTLSTEVSGVLTTDAAATTFATTRAGQNGRYTFNATAGDNPTFAWTGSTFNGAGSYLTIYAPDGSQVASYPFDAAVHPTGEIRLNNLSQTGTYTVVAVPSNGSTGQLFIQLLSPATGVLAIDGSSLTINQMAGVSGRYTFSGTVGQHLGLGVAGVALAPAGSSAIWSVIAPNGTTLVNCSSFNAANSCVLPQLSATGVYTVLLAPGSTVTSIQSTLTLSTESTGTLVVGAPARTFLITRVGQNGRYTFDATMEQNLSLSLAGSTLTTSSNTATVYAPDGTNLGSTTFGNGLNGTVTLTNLQQTGTYTIFVNPYQLPASNLGQVSLGITLTGTTTPGSIAVDGVVVADSGPIAIDLASGASGHYSFNGSIGQHLGLGVALTSPGGSVSLSVVAPNGTTLVSCGSFGSAGNSGCVLPQLNATGIYTVVLVPSGGVSLKGVLTLSSEVTGVLTANAAATTFATARAGQNGRYTFNANAGDSYSLAWTGATFSGSYSYLYVYAPDGTQVASYPYVSVNSPTGEIQLSNISQTGAYTVLVVPYQGETGQVALQLLSPTTGTLAVDSVPLAINQVAGATGKYTFNGTIGQRLGLGVSGVTFTPAGGSESWTVIAPNGSTLVTCSGFSAANGCVLPQLNATGVYTIVLVPGSATTAVQATLTLSSEVTGVLTANAAATTFATARAGQNGRYTFNANAGDSYSLAWTGATFGGSLSYIYVYAPDGTQIASYPYVSVNSPTGEIQLSNISQTGAYTVFVVPYQGETGQVALQLLSPTTGTLAVDSVPLAINQVAGATGKYTFNGTIGQRLGLGVSGVTFTPAGGSESWTVIAPNGSTLVTCSGFSAANGCVLPQLNATGVYTIVLVPGSATTAVQATLTLSSEVTGVLTANAAATTFATARAGQNGRYTFNANAGDSYSLAWTGATFGGSLSYIYVYAPDGTQIASYPYVSVNSPTGEIQLSNISQTGAYTVFVVPYQGETGQVALQLLSPTTGTLAVDSVPLAINQVAGATGKYTFNGTIGQRLGLGVSGVTFTPAGGSESWTVIAPNGSTLVTCSGFSAANGCVLPQLNATGVYTIVLVPGSATTAVQATLTLSSEVTGVLTANAAATTFATARAGQNGRYTFNANAGDNYSLAWTGATFNGIWSYLYIYAPDGTQVASQYFGAVNFPAGILQLKNLSQTGTYSVSVVPYAGGNGQVALQLLSPTTGTLAVDSVPLAINQVAGATGKYTFNGTIGQRLGLGVSGVTFTPAGGSESWTVIAPNGSTLVTCSGFSAANGCVLPQLNATGVYTIVLVPGSATTAVQATLTLSSEVTGVLTANAAATTFATARAGQNGHYTFNANAGDNYSLAWTGTTFSGTWSYLNVYAPDGSQVSNQILDAVNFPTGVLQLHNLSQTGTYTVFIVPYAGGIGQVTLQLLPPATGALTVDGTPLAINQVAGQSGSYSFRGTAGQYLKMALSGVTTRPANSPVTVSVIGPNGATVGSSVSAAGASNWNVPEVSSGSTGLPSTGTYTVLINPSSAGTAFSGALSIKQFGLTP; this is encoded by the coding sequence ATGGCGAATTCGAACCGCGCGGCGACACGTCGCGTGCAGCATGTTGCGCAGATGGCATTTTCAGCATTTTCATTGATGTTGCAGCACGTATTACGATTCCATGTCATTGCCGTTCTGGCTTCTGTTTTTATGTGTGCCGGTATTGCCCATGCTGCTGGCGCGAATTATGTCTACGATGAGCTTGGCCGATTAGTCCAGGTGATCGCCGGCGATGGCAGTAGCACCCAATACGCCTATGATGCTGCCGGCAATATCACTGCCGTCAAGGCTGACACCGTCAATACCCTGGCCATTAGTAGTTTTACCCCCACGTCCGGCGGTGCCGGCACCAACATCACCATCTTCGGAAGTGGCTTTAGTACAATTGCCGCCTCCAACACAGTCACTATCAACAACGTCGCTGCGACGGTCACGTCGGCAAGCGCATCACAGCTTAAGCTGACGGTGCCGGCATCGGCGACAACTGGCTTGATCACGGTCAGTAATGCGAATGGCAGTGTAACGTCGACACAACCCTTTACGGTCGGCTCGACCTTGTCGGCGCCGACCATTACCAGCTTTACGCCAACGATAGGCGCAGCCGGTACGGCGGTGATCATTAACGGGACGAATTTCCAGGCAGGGATAAGCAATAACAAGGCATTCTTTGGTGGTGTAGGTGGAGTTGTCACGTCGCTGACCGCACCGGGCCAGGCGATAGCAAAAGTGCCGAGCTCTGCCCAGAGCGGTAAGGTTTCCTTGCAAACTGCTGCCGGTACTGGCACGAGCAGTGCGGATTTCTTTGTGGTGCCTTCAGGAATCGCGGTGGCCGATGTCGTGACCACAGGTCGCATCGTCGCAGACGGTGTTGCGGCGACGCCGACCATTAATACCGCCGGTAAATATGCCATGTTGCTGTTTGATGGTACGGCCGGTCAGCAACTTAGCCTCGGGATGTCGTCGTTCACACCTGTGCCAAGTGGTTCGGGGACAGTATCAATCCGACTTTATGGTCCCACCGGCAATGTAGTGAGTTCTTGTTCGCTCTCTGGGGTGGATAAATGCCAGTTTGCAGCGCTGCCGCAAACCGCTACATACCGGATTCTGCTCGGAATCGACGGCAGTCATACGGCAAGCATGAGCTTGCTATTGTCGAGTGCGGCCAGCGCTACCCTTGTACCGAATGCCGCAGCGACGACATTTGCGACAACGCGGGTAGGCCAAACCGCCAGTTACACATTTAAAGCGACGGCAGGCGATAACTACAGTCTGGTGTGGACCGGGGCTACCTTCAACGGCTATTGGTCTTACCTGTATGTTTATGCGCCAGACGGCTCGCAAATAGCGGCCCCTTATTTTGGTGTCGGCAGTCCGACAGGGGAATTGCAACTCAATAATCTGTCGCAGACTGGCGTCTACACCGTGTCTGTAGTGCCTTATAGTGGCGGAACAGGGCAGGTAGCACTTCAGTTGTTGTCAGCTGCAACGGGGGCAATAACAGTTGATGGGGCATCATTGGCAATAAGCCAGATGCCTGGTGCTACTGGTAAATATACGTTTAACGGTACGATCGGCCAACGCCTCGGGTTGGGTGTTGCGGGAGTTACTTTTACGCCGTCCGGAGGTTCTGAAAGCTGGTCGGTCATTGCGCCGAATGGAACGACACTGGTCAACTGCAATAGTTTTAGTGCTAGCAGTGGCTGCGTACTGCCACAGTTGAACGCTACTGGTGTGTACACGATCGTATTGGTGCCTGGCAGCGCAACTATGGCGATTCAAGCGACACTGACATTGTCAAGCGAAGTGACCGGAGTCTTGACGGAAAATGCCGCAGCGACGATGTTTGCAACTGCGCGTACTGGCCAGAATGGCCGTTATTCGTTTAATGCCAATGCTGGGGATAGCTATAGTCTGTTGTGGACGGGGGCTACCTTCAACGGCTACTGGTCTTACCTGACGGTTTATGCTCCGGACGGCTCGCAAATAGCGGCCCCTTATTTTGGCGCTGGGAGTCCGATAGGAGAAATACAACTCAATAATTTATCTCAGACGGGTACTTACACGGTATTCGCTGTCCCTGCTGCTGGTGGCACCGGGCAAGTAGCACTGCAGTTGTTGTCGCCGATAACAGGAGTGCTGACAGCTGATGGCGCGCCGCTGGCAATAAACCAGACACCTGGCGCCACTGGCAAATATACGTTTAACGGCACAATCGGCCAACGCCTTGGGTTGGGTGTTGCAGGTGTTACTGTCACGCCGGCCGGAGGTTCTGCAAGCTGGTCGGTGATTGCGCCGAATGGGGCGACACTAGTAAACTGTACTAGTTTCAGTGTCGGCAGCGGTTGTGTATTGCCACAGCTGAACGCAGCTGGTGTCTACACGATTGTGTTGGTGCCTAGCAGTGCAACTACTGCGGTTCAGGCAACGTTGACGTTGTCGAGTGAAGTGACCGGAGCGTTGACAACGAACGCTGCGGCGACGACGTTTGCAACAACGCGTGCCGGTCAAAATGGCCGCTATACCTTTAGTGCGACGGCTGGCGATAACTACAATCTTGCATGGACAAATACGACCTTCAACGGCTATTGGTCTTATCTGTATGTTTATGCGCCAGATGGCTCGCAAATTGCCGCACCTAATTTTTCCGCAGCCAGCAGTTCGACGGGGGAAGTGCAACTCAATAATTTGTCCCAGACAGGTACTTATACGGTATTCGTTGTCCCAGCTGCAGGTGGCACCGGGCAGGTAGCACTGCAATTACTGTCGCCGATAACGGGAACACTGGCAGCCGATGGTGTGCCGCTGGCGATCAATCAGGTGGCTGGCGCCACTGGCAAATACACGTTTAACGGCATTATTGGCCAGCGTCTTGGGTTGGGTGTTTCGGGTGTTATTTTTAACCCGGCAGGAGGTTCTGCAAGTTGGTCGGTGATTACACCGAATGGGACGACACTCGTCAACTGCAATAGCTTTAGCACTACCAGTAATTGTGTGTTACCGAAGTTGAGCGCGACCGGCGTGTATACGATTGTATTGACACCCGGCAATGCAACTACTGCGATGCAGGCGACACTGACATTATCGTCCGAAGCGAACGGCGCGTTGACGGCTAATGCTGCTGCGGTGACCTTTGCGACAACGCGCGCGGGTCAGAATGGCCGTTATACGTTTAGTGCCAATGCTGGGGAAAGCTATAGTCTGGCGTGGACCGGTAGCACGTTCACGAATGTCTATAACTACCTGTATATTTATGCACCAGATGGCTCGCAAGTTGCGGCGCCTTATTTCGGCACTGCTACTCCAATGGGGGAGGTGCAACTTAATAACTTGTCCCAGACAGGTACTTATACGCTATTCGCAGTTCCTGCTGCTGGAGGGACAGGGCAGGTTACGATTCAACTGCTGTCCCCAGCTGCGGGAGCGTTGACTGTCGATGGCCCGCCACTGACAATCAATCAAGTGGCTGGGGGAAATGGCAAGTACACGTTTAACGGCTCTATTGGGCAGCACCTTGGGTTGGGTGCTTCGGGGATTGCTATTACGCCGACTGGAGGTTCTGAAAGCTGGTCAGTGATTACGCCGAATGGCGCAACCCTTGTGAACTGTAATAGCTTTAGTACCAATAGCAATTGTGTGCTGCCGCAGTTAAATGCAACTGGTGTGTACACCATAATGATGGTGCCATCTACTGCGGTAACTACTGTACAGGGGGCATTGACGTTATCGACAGAGGTAAGTGGCGTCCTGACAACGGATGCTGCTGCGACGACCTTTGCGACGACACGTGCTGGCCAGAACGGTCGTTACACGTTTAATGCCACGGCTGGTGATAATCCGACCTTTGCGTGGACTGGTAGCACTTTCAACGGGGCGGGTTCATATTTAACGATCTATGCACCAGATGGATCTCAGGTAGCTTCCTATCCTTTCGATGCTGCCGTTCACCCGACAGGGGAAATACGTCTAAATAATTTGTCGCAGACGGGCACGTATACGGTGGTTGCCGTTCCCTCGAATGGTAGTACGGGACAGCTTTTTATCCAATTATTATCGCCGGCGACGGGCGTGCTTGCGATCGATGGTTCCTCGCTGACGATTAATCAAATGGCGGGCGTCAGCGGCCGCTATACGTTCAGTGGCACTGTCGGGCAACACCTTGGATTGGGCGTCGCGGGTGTCGCGCTTGCACCGGCTGGAAGCTCTGCAATTTGGTCGGTAATTGCGCCTAACGGTACAACTTTGGTTAACTGCAGCAGTTTCAACGCAGCTAACAGCTGTGTACTGCCACAGTTGAGTGCTACTGGTGTTTACACTGTGTTATTGGCGCCCGGTAGTACTGTCACTTCGATACAAAGTACTTTAACGCTTTCGACGGAGAGTACGGGAACCCTCGTTGTTGGTGCTCCAGCCAGAACATTCTTGATAACACGGGTAGGTCAAAATGGGCGTTATACATTTGACGCGACGATGGAACAAAATTTGTCTCTCAGCCTAGCTGGATCGACGTTAACTACATCGAGTAATACTGCGACTGTGTACGCGCCAGACGGGACTAATCTTGGTTCCACGACGTTCGGAAATGGCCTAAATGGCACCGTGACTCTGACCAATTTGCAACAAACTGGCACATACACAATCTTCGTTAATCCGTATCAGTTACCGGCATCAAACTTGGGCCAGGTATCTTTGGGAATAACTTTGACTGGTACGACCACTCCCGGGTCTATAGCAGTGGATGGTGTTGTGGTAGCAGATAGCGGACCGATAGCGATCGATTTAGCTTCTGGTGCGAGTGGACATTACTCTTTCAACGGCTCAATCGGTCAACATCTTGGCTTGGGCGTCGCTCTTACATCTCCCGGAGGTTCTGTAAGCTTGTCTGTCGTTGCTCCTAATGGAACGACATTGGTCAGCTGCGGCAGTTTCGGCAGTGCCGGTAACAGTGGCTGCGTGTTGCCGCAGTTGAATGCCACGGGCATATATACAGTAGTGTTAGTGCCAAGCGGTGGCGTTTCGCTGAAGGGAGTATTGACGTTGTCGAGCGAAGTGACTGGAGTGCTGACGGCGAACGCTGCAGCGACAACCTTTGCAACAGCGCGTGCGGGCCAGAATGGTCGTTACACATTCAACGCCAATGCGGGAGATAGCTATAGCCTGGCTTGGACCGGGGCGACTTTCAGTGGGTCTTATTCCTATCTGTATGTCTATGCGCCAGATGGCACTCAAGTTGCTTCTTATCCGTATGTCAGCGTTAACTCGCCGACGGGAGAAATCCAGCTTAGCAACATATCGCAGACTGGCGCCTATACGGTGTTGGTCGTCCCATATCAGGGGGAGACCGGGCAGGTAGCACTACAGTTGCTGTCGCCAACAACCGGAACGTTGGCGGTCGATAGCGTGCCGCTGGCGATCAATCAGGTGGCTGGCGCCACCGGCAAGTACACGTTTAACGGCACTATTGGTCAACGCCTCGGATTGGGTGTGTCGGGTGTTACTTTTACTCCGGCAGGTGGTTCTGAAAGTTGGACAGTGATCGCGCCGAATGGCAGTACTCTGGTCACCTGCAGTGGTTTCAGCGCTGCCAACGGCTGCGTACTGCCACAGTTGAACGCTACCGGTGTGTACACGATTGTATTGGTGCCGGGTAGTGCAACTACTGCGGTTCAGGCAACGTTGACGTTGTCGAGCGAAGTGACTGGAGTGCTGACGGCGAACGCTGCGGCGACAACCTTTGCAACAGCGCGTGCGGGCCAGAATGGTCGTTACACATTCAACGCCAATGCGGGAGATAGCTATAGTCTGGCGTGGACTGGGGCGACTTTCGGTGGATCTTTGTCGTATATTTATGTTTACGCACCAGATGGCACTCAAATCGCTTCTTATCCGTATGTCAGCGTTAACTCGCCGACGGGAGAAATCCAGCTTAGCAACATATCGCAGACTGGCGCCTATACGGTGTTTGTCGTCCCATATCAAGGCGAGACCGGGCAGGTAGCGCTGCAGTTGTTATCGCCAACAACCGGAACGTTGGCAGTCGATAGCGTGCCGCTGGCGATCAATCAGGTGGCTGGCGCCACCGGCAAGTACACGTTTAACGGCACTATTGGTCAACGCCTCGGATTGGGTGTGTCGGGTGTTACTTTTACTCCGGCAGGTGGTTCTGAAAGTTGGACAGTGATCGCGCCGAATGGCAGTACTCTGGTCACCTGCAGTGGTTTCAGCGCTGCCAACGGCTGCGTACTGCCACAGTTGAACGCTACCGGTGTGTACACGATTGTATTGGTGCCGGGTAGTGCAACTACTGCGGTTCAGGCAACGTTGACGTTGTCGAGCGAAGTGACTGGAGTGCTGACGGCGAACGCTGCGGCGACAACCTTTGCAACAGCGCGTGCGGGCCAGAATGGTCGTTACACATTCAACGCCAATGCGGGAGATAGCTATAGTCTGGCGTGGACTGGGGCGACTTTCGGTGGATCTTTGTCGTATATTTATGTTTACGCACCAGATGGCACTCAAATCGCTTCTTATCCGTATGTCAGCGTTAACTCGCCGACGGGAGAAATCCAGCTTAGCAACATATCGCAGACTGGCGCCTATACGGTGTTTGTCGTCCCATATCAAGGCGAGACCGGGCAGGTAGCGCTGCAGTTGTTATCGCCAACAACCGGAACGTTGGCAGTCGATAGCGTGCCGCTGGCGATCAATCAGGTGGCTGGCGCCACCGGCAAGTACACGTTTAACGGCACTATTGGTCAACGCCTCGGATTGGGTGTGTCGGGTGTTACTTTTACTCCGGCAGGTGGTTCTGAAAGTTGGACAGTGATCGCGCCGAATGGCAGTACTCTGGTCACCTGCAGTGGTTTCAGCGCTGCCAACGGCTGCGTACTGCCACAGTTGAACGCTACCGGTGTGTACACGATTGTATTGGTGCCGGGTAGTGCAACTACTGCGGTTCAGGCAACGTTGACGTTGTCGAGCGAAGTGACTGGAGTGCTGACGGCGAACGCGGCGGCAACGACCTTTGCAACAGCGCGTGCGGGCCAGAATGGTCGTTACACATTCAATGCTAATGCCGGAGATAACTATAGCCTGGCGTGGACCGGAGCCACCTTCAATGGTATCTGGTCGTACCTATATATCTACGCACCAGATGGTACTCAAGTTGCCTCTCAATATTTTGGCGCGGTCAATTTTCCAGCAGGGATTTTACAACTCAAAAATCTTTCGCAGACCGGCACATATAGTGTGTCTGTTGTTCCTTATGCAGGTGGAAATGGGCAGGTAGCACTACAGTTGCTGTCGCCAACAACCGGAACGTTGGCGGTCGATAGCGTGCCGCTGGCGATCAATCAGGTGGCTGGCGCCACCGGCAAGTACACGTTTAACGGCACTATTGGTCAACGCCTCGGATTGGGTGTGTCGGGTGTTACTTTTACTCCGGCAGGTGGTTCTGAAAGTTGGACAGTGATCGCGCCGAATGGCAGTACTCTGGTCACCTGCAGTGGTTTCAGCGCTGCCAACGGCTGCGTACTGCCACAGTTGAACGCTACCGGTGTGTACACGATTGTATTGGTGCCGGGTAGTGCAACTACTGCGGTTCAGGCAACGTTGACGTTGTCGAGCGAAGTGACTGGAGTGCTGACGGCGAACGCGGCGGCAACGACCTTTGCAACAGCGCGTGCGGGCCAGAATGGTCATTACACATTCAATGCTAATGCCGGAGATAACTATAGCCTGGCGTGGACCGGAACCACCTTCAGCGGCACTTGGTCGTACTTAAATGTTTACGCGCCAGACGGTTCGCAAGTGTCCAACCAAATTTTGGATGCGGTCAATTTTCCAACAGGAGTTTTGCAACTCCATAATTTATCGCAGACCGGTACATATACTGTGTTCATAGTTCCTTACGCTGGTGGAATTGGTCAGGTAACGTTGCAATTGCTGCCGCCGGCAACCGGAGCACTCACTGTCGATGGGACGCCGTTGGCAATCAATCAGGTGGCGGGGCAAAGCGGATCGTATTCCTTCCGCGGCACGGCAGGTCAGTACCTGAAGATGGCGTTGTCAGGTGTTACGACCAGGCCAGCAAATTCGCCAGTCACTGTCTCGGTCATTGGTCCTAACGGGGCAACGGTTGGTAGTTCGGTGAGTGCCGCGGGAGCGTCCAACTGGAATGTACCAGAGGTATCGTCGGGCAGTACCGGCTTGCCCTCGACCGGTACCTATACCGTGCTCATTAATCCGAGTAGTGCCGGCACCGCTTTCAGTGGCGCGCTTTCGATCAAACAATTCGGGTTGACCCCATGA
- a CDS encoding type II secretion system protein, giving the protein MTALRSGSYSVMRKIQRTIPRPHVLMASPGQQGFALLALLIFLAMVALLTSSVATTSALVARRAAEQRLLDVGRQYRTAIQLYVESTPPGQKRFPPTLDALLKDPRYPDTRRYLRTAYPDPVGKADWVLISAPDGGIMGLHSASTERPIRRSGYVPPFEQFNQLERYADWLFYYYPSN; this is encoded by the coding sequence ATGACGGCGTTGCGTTCGGGCAGTTATAGCGTCATGAGAAAGATTCAACGCACTATTCCTAGGCCACACGTTCTGATGGCATCGCCAGGGCAACAAGGATTTGCGCTGTTGGCGCTCCTGATATTTCTTGCCATGGTGGCCTTGCTGACGTCTTCCGTTGCTACCACCAGCGCCTTGGTCGCTCGCCGTGCCGCAGAACAGCGCCTGCTTGATGTTGGTCGACAATATCGCACCGCCATCCAGTTGTACGTTGAATCTACCCCGCCTGGTCAAAAGCGCTTTCCTCCAACTCTGGATGCACTTCTCAAGGATCCACGTTATCCGGATACACGTCGTTATCTGCGTACAGCTTACCCAGATCCGGTTGGCAAGGCTGATTGGGTGCTGATTTCCGCTCCTGACGGAGGCATTATGGGGCTGCATAGTGCATCTACCGAGCGACCGATTCGGCGCAGCGGTTATGTACCGCCATTCGAGCAGTTCAATCAACTTGAGCGGTATGCCGATTGGTTGTTTTATTACTACCCTTCAAATTAA
- a CDS encoding type II secretion system protein gives MRQTFRRNVRPDSELGFTLIELLVVLSIVALLLSISVPKYFHSLDYSKEVILKENLRVVRKTIDQYYADTGHYPDDLDELVSKKYLRALPFDPITSSAATWILIAPEDVKSGKLFDLHSGASGATHDGVAFGQL, from the coding sequence ATGCGCCAAACTTTCCGTCGCAATGTGCGGCCAGATTCCGAGCTGGGTTTTACGCTGATCGAATTGCTGGTTGTCCTGTCGATTGTGGCGCTGCTATTGTCAATATCGGTACCGAAATATTTTCATAGTCTTGATTACTCGAAGGAAGTGATCCTGAAGGAGAACCTTCGCGTCGTACGCAAGACTATTGATCAGTATTATGCTGACACAGGGCACTATCCAGACGATCTTGACGAACTGGTCAGCAAAAAATACTTGCGTGCGCTGCCATTCGATCCCATCACGAGCAGCGCTGCCACGTGGATACTGATCGCCCCGGAGGATGTCAAATCAGGCAAGTTGTTTGATTTGCACAGCGGAGCTTCTGGGGCCACTCATGACGGCGTTGCGTTCGGGCAGTTATAG
- a CDS encoding type II secretion system protein codes for MTNPRLGRMLVHRGRLFWPRGFTLLELLISLAILAILATIALPVAQVEVQRTREVALQRALQEIRMGIDDYKRAYDNGRIARILGASGYPATLDVLVSGVEDARDPAKHKIYFMRAIPRDPLMSDPSVSNADTWGKRSYASEPDAPAEGADVFDVYSLSSATGLNGIAYRKW; via the coding sequence ATGACGAACCCTCGCTTGGGCAGAATGTTGGTGCATCGCGGCCGATTGTTCTGGCCTCGTGGATTTACATTACTTGAGCTATTGATCAGTCTCGCAATTCTTGCGATTCTGGCGACAATTGCATTGCCAGTGGCGCAAGTCGAGGTGCAGCGCACGCGTGAGGTGGCGCTACAGCGCGCGTTGCAGGAAATCAGAATGGGAATCGATGACTACAAACGTGCCTACGACAACGGTCGCATAGCCCGCATACTTGGCGCCAGCGGCTACCCTGCAACGTTGGATGTGCTGGTCAGTGGTGTCGAAGATGCTCGTGATCCGGCCAAGCATAAGATATATTTTATGCGCGCCATTCCTCGTGACCCGCTGATGTCGGACCCGTCAGTCTCAAATGCAGACACGTGGGGTAAGCGAAGCTATGCCAGTGAGCCGGACGCGCCCGCTGAAGGTGCGGATGTATTCGATGTCTATTCACTGTCGAGTGCAACCGGCCTCAATGGCATCGCATATCGAAAATGGTAA
- a CDS encoding cohesin domain-containing protein — translation MTSGQGVSGINLVIGYDPTALRIDQATEGTFLNADGTATTFTQRIDASTGQIFVSDARSSSVAVGATGQAALVTLNVTPLKVASSTQLKVLSITPSVVGGNPLTLTPPTQTIAVTAAP, via the coding sequence TTGACGAGCGGACAAGGCGTAAGCGGCATTAATCTCGTCATCGGCTACGATCCCACGGCGTTGCGGATCGATCAGGCAACCGAAGGCACGTTTTTGAACGCCGATGGTACTGCGACCACTTTCACGCAACGCATTGATGCCTCGACTGGTCAGATTTTCGTGAGCGACGCGCGTAGCAGCAGCGTTGCTGTTGGCGCCACGGGCCAGGCTGCGTTGGTTACGCTAAATGTCACGCCGCTGAAAGTGGCTTCTTCAACGCAACTCAAAGTACTGTCGATCACGCCTTCGGTGGTCGGCGGGAATCCGCTGACGTTGACTCCTCCCACACAAACCATTGCTGTGACGGCAGCGCCATGA